AGCTATAAGGTTTCCAGATTTTTCTGCCACGATCAGCACTTGCCATCCTGGAGATGATAAGTGGGTTACTGCTACATACCCTAGTTATATAAGGGCTCATAGGCGGAGCAACATTGTCTACCAGAATGATCGATTCTATTGCTTCAGTGCAGACGGAACTTTGTCTTCGTTTAACCCATCTTCATGTACGTGGAGTTACCTTTGTGCACCTCAACTCAATTGCTCGTATATCAACGATGGAAACAATGCAAGGAAGGAGACTGCAGTTGCCTTGGCAGAGAAGGAAGGAGAGCTCTTTGTAATATTTAGGAGCAGCAACGAGAGGCCAATGGTGTATAAATTACTAGTCTCTTTGGAGGAGTGGGAGGAGATGAGTACGTCTACATTTGATGGCTTGACGATATTTGTAGGTTTTTGTAACTCGGAGTTGAGAACTAATCTCCCATGGATGAGGAACAGTATCTATTTCTCAAGGTTTGGTTACAATCGTAAACATTGTGTATCCTACTCGTTTGATGAAAGCAGGTACAATCCGCCCAAGGAATGGCAGAACTGGATAGAACTATGTCCTCCTCAAAGCCTCTGGCTCGATCCGCCTCCGAAAAATGTGTTAAGCTCTTTGCATAACAATTGAGAaggtttgtttttattatgttaatgtGTAATTGGGGGATTTGGGAGTTCTCACTGTTGTGTTTATGTTAACCAGAACTGTTTCGGCTTGTACTTGTATATGTCTTCTTTTCTAGAGTTGACATTGAAATTGTTTCAGCTTTGCAAAACTCATCAGCTGGTTGATTACATGTTTTATGAATTAATGATTGCGTGTGCGAAATTATAAGATTCGCGTTTCAAACTTAAGATTCACTGTTATGCAAACGTACTTTTAAGTTTTGTGTATTAACTTTCTATGTCTTTCGCATGTGACTGTTTCGGTTTATgcaatatttttagatttttttcctctttttaacTTCCAAAGTC
The Camelina sativa cultivar DH55 unplaced genomic scaffold, Cs unpScaffold01483, whole genome shotgun sequence genome window above contains:
- the LOC104774095 gene encoding F-box protein At4g00893-like, with translation SWREAAVSVRIVEKHPWLMCFRKRGNLVELRDPLHWTSYTLSLPELADSTVGYARDGWLLMNKTRSKDVFFFNPFSREVITLPECELDFDKIAFSCPPTSDNCVVVAIRFPDFSATISTCHPGDDKWVTATYPSYIRAHRRSNIVYQNDRFYCFSADGTLSSFNPSSCTWSYLCAPQLNCSYINDGNNARKETAVALAEKEGELFVIFRSSNERPMVYKLLVSLEEWEEMSTSTFDGLTIFVGFCNSELRTNLPWMRNSIYFSRFGYNRKHCVSYSFDESRYNPPKEWQNWIELCPPQSLWLDPPPKNVLSSLHNN